GGTGGGCGCGGCATCCGGTGCGGTGGCCGGCCTCGTGGCCATCACCCCCGCCTGCGCGTCGCTGACGCCCGGCTGGGCGATCGTGCTCGGCCTCATCGCCGGTGCGGTCTGCGCCCTCGCGATCGACCTGAAGTTCAAGTTCGGCTTCGACGACTCGCTCGACGTCGTGGGCATCCACCTCGTCGGCGGTCTCATCGGAACGCTGTACCTCGGCTTCTTCGCGAACAACACCGGCCTGATCTACAGCGGTGACCCGACCCAGCTGATGGTGCAGGCGATCGCCGCCTTCACGGTGCTCGCCTACTCGTTCGTGCTCGCCTTCATCATCGGCACGATCATCCAGAAGACGATGGGCTTCCGGGTGACGAACGAAGACGAGATCGCGGGTGTCGACACCGTGGTCCACGGCGAGGACGCGTACAAGCTCGAGTCCGTCTGAACCTGACGGAATCACCGCGAGGGCGGTGGGGTAGTGTGCCGGTGTGTCAGACACCAATCGCTTCCTCACCGCCCTCGTCCGTGCCGTCGGGGCGCTGCTCGGGTCCGGCTCGTCCAAGGCGTCGGTCGGCCAGCCATCGGGTGAGTCGCGGCCGCAGCAGGGCGGCACGACGCGAACAGCGGATGCGTCCGAGCCTGCGTCGATCCAGACCGACACGCTGTCGCCGGGGCAGGCGGGTGAGTCCGCGACGATCGAGGTGGACCCGCGTCGTCTCCGCGCGGTCGAGCTGGGTTACTCGCCGTCGCACGACGGCGAGCCCGACCCTGGCGAGGTCGTGTGGACCTGGGTGCCCTACGAGGAGAACGACGGGCGCGGCAAGGACCGGCCGGTCGTCGTCGTCGCGGCATCCGGAGCCGGCGACTACCTGGCGGTGCAGCTCACCAGCAAGGCCCACGACGGTGATCGCGACTTCGTCTCGCTCGGCACCGGCGCCTGGGACGGGGAGGGCCGACCGAGCTGGGCGCGCATCGACCGGGTCTTCCGCGTGCGTGCGGGAGGCATGCGCCGGGAAGCGGCCTCCCTCGATGCGGAGCGGTACGGCCGCGTGACCGCTGCGCTGGACGCACGGTACGGCTGGCGCTGATGCGCTGAGCGGCGGTGTGTGCTCGGAACGACCCGTATCAGGCCCGTGGGGGCCGATGAAGGCCGAACGGCGACCCCTGATCGTCGCGGCACAGGCGGAACTCGCCGAACGTCGCCATGGTCTCCTCGTCGTCGGCGCCCGGGAGGGACTCGACGGTGCCGCCGAGTCGTTCGACGGCAGCGACCGCAGCGTCCAGATCCTCGACCCTGAAGAAGACATACGGGGCGGCGCCGGGATCGCCGCCGTGGACGCCGGCCGGGACGCCGACCCCGGTGACCGCGTAGCCGTCGCCGCCCGGTCCCGACTCGAAGGTCCAGCCGAAGAGCTTGCCGTAGAAGGTGCGTGCCGTCATGGCATCCGCAGCACCGAACTCGATGAATGAGACTTCGCCCGACATGGTTCCCCCTCGCCTCGACGCGTGGATAGGGCACACGGTAGTCGGCGGCGGGAACGGCCACAACGGGGGCCTGGCGGTCGGCCGGCACGGCGCGAGCGAGACCCGCAACCGGCGCAGCTCCCGGAAACGAAGAAAGCCCCCTGTGGAGAGGGGGCTTTCGTGGGCGATGCCGGGCTCGAACCGACGACCTCTTCCGTGTGAAGGAAGCGCGCTACCAGCTGCGCCAATCGCCCATGTGGGAATTGCGTGTCACGCGAATGACCGCGGACTCGATACTAGCCGACCGCACGGGGTGAATGCACATCGAGCGAGCGGCGCACGTTCGGAAGGGTGCCGAGAGGGCGCCGAACCCCCTCGACACGCCCGGGATGCGGGGGTGGATTCGGCCCGTGATCAGCGCGAATCCGCTGCTCGACCCCGTCAGTTTGTGAATCGTTCAGGGAATCAGTTAGAGTCTTCATGCACGCAGAAATGCGAGCAACGCGGATGTGGCGCAGTGGTAGCGCATCACCTTGCCAAGGTGAGGGTCGCGAGTTCGAATCTCGTCATCCGCTCTGATCAGGATGGGGCGAAAGCCCCATTCCTGTTCTTTTGGTGGTGAACCCAGACACGGTGGATTGGCCGAGAGGCGAGGCAGCGGCCTGCAAAGCCGTATACACGGGTTCGAATCCCGTATCCACCTCCAAGCTGAGAACTTCCATTCTCGACTTGGGCGATTGGCGCAGCGGTAGCGCGCTTCCCTGACACGGAAGAGGTCACTGGTTCGATCCCAGTATCGCCCACCACAAGAAAGCCCCGGCATCGCCGGGGCTTTCGTCGTTTCCGGGGTCACCCGACCTGCTCGAACACGAGCGGGGGATAGCTGATGCGGGTCGTGTACCAGGCCCACGAGTCGCCCGCCGTCTGCTCGATGGCGGCCCAGCCGCCGTATGCGGGCAGGTTCTTCAGCGTGAGGCTCACGGTCTGCTTGCCGTTCACGCTCCTGGGTCCAGCGCCGACGACGGTTCCGGATGCCGCATAGCCGCTGGCGTTCAATGTGACCGGGGCCCCGGACTCCACCGAGAAGGTGCAGACGTAGGTGCCGACCCCGGTGATGCCGTAGGCGGCCGGTTCGAAGTGGATGGAGGCTGCCGGGTTGCGCGTCGGCGACTCGCGGCGGTCGAAGCCGGCGTACGGCGTAGCGGCATCCGTCTGCATGATGGTGGGGCGGATCAGGGTGAGATTCGTGCGCCCCTTGCCGACGGTGTGCACGGGGGAGAGGAAGTCGATCGGCGCCCAGAAGATCGGGCCGACCACGAGTTCGCCGACCCAGTACTTCTCGGCCCATTCCTCGAGGCGGATGTCCGGCTCGAAGTCGGCGAATTCGATGACACGCTCATCGAACTCGCTGCGGGAGCCCAGTTCTTTCGATGTCTCATACATGAGGGAAACTCTAAAACTGGACCGCCCGGGCCGTCTCAGGGGCAACACCGAAGTGCCGAGCGGTTGGCCCACGGCGACTACAGTTGAAGGGTTCTGTAGACCGATTCAAGGAGTGGATTCAGGTGGCCGACGGCTTCGAGCTCTTCACCGACCGTTCCGTTGTCGCAATGCGCGTCAACGGCGAGCTCAAGGACCTCGCCACGACGGTCACGGACGAAGACGTGGTCGAACCCGTCACGATCGACTCGCCCGACGGCCTGAACATCCTCCGCCACTCGGCCGCGCACGTGCTCGCGCAGGCGGTGCAGACGGTCAACCCCGAGGCGAAGCTCGGCATCGGCCCGCCCGTGACCGACGGCTTCTACTACGACTTCGACGTCGCCGAGCCGTTCACCCCCGAAGACCTCAAGGCGCTCGATAAAGAGATGTCTCGAATCATCCGTGCCGGCCAGCGCTTCATGCGCCGGGTCGTCACCGACGATGAGGCGCGCGCCGAGCTCGCGAACGAGCCGTACAAGCTCGAACTGATCGGTCTCAAGGGCTCTGCGTCGACCGGCGGCGACAACGAGAACGTCGAGGTCGGGGCCGGTGAGCTCACGATCTACGACAACGTCGACCCGAAGACCGGCGAGACCGTCTGGAAAGACCTCTGCCGCGGCCCGCACGTGCCGAGCACCCGCATGATCGGCAACGGCTGGTCGCTCATGCGCGTCGCCGCCGCCTACTGGCGCGGCTCCGAGAAGAACCCGCAGCTCCAGCGCATCTACGGCACCGCGTGGCCGACGAAAGACGAGCTGCGCGCGTACCAGCACCGACTCGAGGAGGCCGCGCGCCGCGACCACCGCAAGCTCGGCACCGAGCTCGACCTGTTCTCGTTCCCTGAAGAGATCGGCTCGGGTCTGCCGGTCTTCCACCCCAAGGGCGGTGTCGTCAAGCGCGAGATGGAGGACTACGTCCGCCGTCGTCACATCGAAGAGGGCTTCCAGTACGTCTCGACCCCGCACATCACGAAGGGCCACGTCTTCGAGCTGAGCGGGCACCTGCCGTACTACAAGGACACGATGTTCCCGCCGATGGAGCTCGAGAACAGCGAGTACTACCTCAAGGCGATGAACTGCCCGATGCAGAACCTCATCTACCGCTCGCGCGGACGCTCGTACCGCGAGCTGCCGCTGCGGTTCTTCGAGTTCGGCACCGTGTACCGCTACGAGAAGTCGGGCGTCGTGCATGGCCTCACCCGCGTGCGCGGCCTCACCCAAGACGACTCGCACAGCTACGTGACCCCCGAGCAGGCGCCCGGCGAGATCCAGCACCTCCTCGACTTCGTGCTGGGCCTCCTCCGCGACTTCGGCCTCGACGACTTCTACCTCGAGCTGTCGACCCGTGACGCGAACTCCGACAAGTTCAAGGGCAGCGACGAGCAGTGGGAGGTCGCCACGAACGTGCTGCGCGACGTCGCAGAGCGGTCGGGTCTCGACCTCGTGCCCGACCCGGGCGGCGCAGCGTTCTACGGCCCGAAGATCTCCGTGCAGGCGCGCGACGCCATCGGCCGCACGTGGCAGATGTCGACGATCCAGTACGACTTCAACCAGCCCGAGGGCTTCGGTCTCGAATACACCGCGGCCGACGGCACGCACCAGCAGCCGGTGATGATCCACTCCGCGAAGTTCGGCTCGATCGAGCGCTTCTTCGGCGTGCTGATCGAGCACTACGCAGGCGCGTTCCCGGTGTGGCTCGCTCCCGTTCAGGTCGTGGGCATCCCCGTCGCCGAGGACTTCGCGCCCTACCTCGGCGCGATCATCGAGCAGCTGAAGGGCGCCGGCGTGCGCGCCGAGCTCGACGTGAGCGACGACCGCATGCAGAAGAAGATCCGCACGCACACCACGCAGAAGGTGCCGATCCAGCTCATCGCGGGTGACAACGACCGTTCGGGTGAGACGGTGAGCTTCCGCTTCCGTGACGGCACCCAGGAGAACGGCGTCGCGATCGCCGAGGCGGTCGAGCGCATCAAGCAGGTCATCGTGGAGCGTCGCCAGGTCGTCACTCGCGACGACCTGTTCGCATGAGCGCGTACCAGCCAGACGAGTTCGAGGGCGTGCCGACGGATGCCTCGGCCGACCTCGCCGGTGTGCCCGACGCGTTCCAGCGCCTCTGGACGCCGCACCGGCTGGTGTACATCCAGCACGGCCAGCAGCCTGACGAGCACTCGTGCCCGTTCTGCCGCGCTCCCGAGATGAGCGATGAGCAGTCGCTCATCGTCGCGCGCGGCGAGCACGCCTACGTGCTGTTGAATCTCTTCCCGTACAACAGCGGGCACCTGCTCGTCTGTCCGTACCGCCACGTCGCGACGTACGACGAGGCGACCCCCGAGGAGGTCGCCGAGATCGGCGAGCTGACGCAGATCGCGATGCGGGTCGTGAAGCAGGTCTCGAAGTGCGACGGGTTCAACATCGGCATGAACCAGGGGCGCATCGCGGGTGCAGGCATCGCCGAGCACCTGCACCAGCACATCGTGCCGCGCTGGGCGCTCGACTCGAACTTCTTCCCGATCATCGCCGGCACGAAGGCGCTGCCGCGCCTGCTCGGCGAAGTGCGTCAGGAGATCGCCGAGGCGTGGCCCGCCTGAGCGCACTGCGCTGAGGCGGGCCCGACTCGGGCAGACGGGCTCAGCGCACCTGGCGCACGGTGAACTGCAGGCTCGGGTTCGCGTAGAACTCCTGCGCCTCGACGAGCTGCAGCTCGCGTTCGCCCGAGGTGTGCGTGAGCGAGAGCAGGTCGAAAACGCTCGAGGTGGCGCGAGCGAGCGCGTCGGCGGCGTCGCCCGTGCGACGGTAGTGCGCCGTGAAGAGCGCGGCGGTGACGTCGCCCGATCCGTTCGCCTTCATCGGCAGCAGCGGGGTCTGCACGATCCAGGCGCCCGAGTCGTCGACGGCGAGCATCTCGATGGTGCCCTCCTCGCGGTCGGGTCGCTCCACGCTGGTCACGAGCACGGTGCGCGGGCCGGTTGCGCGTACCAGGTCGACCGACGCCAGCGTCGACTCGAGGGTGTCGGGCTCGGTCTCGGTGAGGAAGCCCAACTCGAACTGGTTGGGCGTGATGATGTCGGCCGCCGGCACCACGCGGTCGCGCAGCAGGATCGGGATGGCAGGGGCCACGAAGCATCCGGATTTCGCATTGCCCATGACCGGGTCGCAGGCGTAGACGGCGTCGGGGTTCGCGGCCTTGACCCGCGCGACCGCATCGAGGATGACGTCGGCGATGCCCTCGCCGCCCTGGTAGCCCGAGAGCACCACGTCGATCTGCGGGAACACGCCGCGCTCCTCGATGCCCGTGATGACATCGCGCACGTCGTCGGGGCTGATCATCGGTCCGCGCCAGGCGCCGTAGCCGGTGTGGTTCGAGAAGTTGACGGTGTAGACCGGCAACACCTCGACGCCGATGCGCTGCAGAGGGAAGACGGCGGCCGAGTTGCCGACATGACCGTAGGCGACCGCGGACTGGATCGAGAGAATCTTCACCGCTCGATCATCGCACCTTCGGAGTCGACGCTCGGTCGTGGCGCCGCCGCTACCGGCGAGCCGCGCGAACGGAGGCGCCGAGATCGGCGGCCAGCTTCCGCAGGTCGGAGTCGTCGAGTTCGTGCACGGTGAGGCGGAGGTGATCGGATGCCTCGCCGCCGCCGAGCGCGAATTCGTCACCAGGTCTGGCGAGCCACCCGCGGCGCATCAGCTGCTCGGAGACGGCGCGGGCCGGCGCACCGAGCGGGACCCAGACGTTCAGGCCGTCGCCGGCCTTCGTCGGGAGGCCTTCGGCGGTGAGCAGCTCGGCGAAGGCGGCGTTGCGGGCGGCGTAGTGCTCGCCCGCCGCGCGGATGCCGGCCGCGACCTCGGGGTCGGTCGCGAGCGCGCGCACGAGCCGCTGAAGCAGGTGGCTCACCCACGTGGTGCCCGGGGTCAACCGCATCGCGAGCCGGTCGGCGGTCTCGGGGTCGGAGGCCGTGACGGCGAGGCACATGTCGGGACCGAGGAACTTCGAGACCGAGCGCACGAGCGCCCACCGGCGATGCTCGGTGCCGATGAGGGAGTGGTACGGCAACTGCGAGAGCAGCGAGTAGTGGTCGTCTTCGATGACGAGCACGTAGGGGTGGTCGCGGAGCACGGCGCGCAGCTCGGCGGCACGCCCTTCGGAGAGGCTCGCCCCCGTGGGGTTCTGCGCGCGCGGCGTGCAGATGACGGCTCGCACACCCTGTTCGAGCGCCGCCCTGAGGCCGTCGACGGTCATGCCCTCGTCGTCGATCGGCACCGGCACCGCGCGGTAGCCGGCGACGCGCACGGTGTGGATGCTCGTGAGGAAGCACGGGTCCTCGAGGGCGACGGCGTCGTCGCGGGTGAGCGCCTGGGCGAGCAGCCGCTCGACGGCATCGCCGGCGCCGCTCGTCACGGTGACGCGCATCGGCGTCTCGGGCGGCAGGTCCGCGCTCATCCAGTCCTGCGCCCATCGGGCGAGGTCGGGATCGATGACGGGTTCGCCGTACAGCACCGGGCGACGGGCGATGCTCGCCAGCGCGTGGGAGGGGTCGGGAATGCGTGTTGGGTCGGGGTTGCCGGTGCCGATGTCGCGGAGCGCCGTGTCTGCGGCGAAGCCCTCCTGGGCGACGGCGGAAGCGCCGGCCACGCGAGTGCCGCCGCGGCCGAGCGTGATCACGACGCCGGCGTTCATCAACTGTCGGTACGCCGAGACGGCGGTGTTCCGGTTCACGCCGAGATGCTCCGCCAGGGTGCGAACCGGGGGGAGTGCGTCGCCGGGTCGGAGGGCTCCGCGCTCGATCAGCGTGCGCAGGCTGTCGGCGATCTCGGCCGCTGAGCGACCCTCGATGTCGATGATGTCGAACCGTCCTTCCTCGTCTCTGCGACCATGCTATCTTTTGGCCTAGGACAATAGTTCTGTTTGGTCTGTTCTGATGCGCGCCACAGCGCGCGCTCGTCCGAGAGGATCCCCCTGTGACCGTATCCGAAACGGATTCGAGCCGCGTGAAGCGCGGCCTCGCCGAGATGCTGAAGGGCGGCGTCATCATGGACGTCGTCACCCCCGAGCAGGCGCGCATCGCCGAGGACGCCGGCGCCGTCGCCGTCATGGCCCTCGAGCGCGTGCCCGCCGACATCCGCTCGCAGGGCGGCGTCGCCCGCATGAGCGACCCCGACCTCATCGACGCGATCATCGCCGAGGTGTCGATCCCCGTCATGGCGAAGGCCCGAATCGGCCACTTCGTCGAGGCGCAGGTGCTGCAGGCCCTCGACGTCGACTACATCGACGAGTCCGAGGTGCTCTCGCCCGCCGACTACGTGAACCACATCGACAAGTGGGCGTTCAACACCCCCTTCGTCTGCGGTGCCACGAACCTCGGAGAGGCGCTCCGCCGCATCAACGAGGGTGCCGCGATGATCCGCTCGAAGGGCGAGGCCGGCACCGGCGACGTCTCCGAGGCGACGAAGCACATCCGCAAGATCTCCTCCGAGATCAACGTGCTGCGCTCGATGACGAAGGACGAGCTCTACGTCGCGGCCAAGGAGCTGCAGGCGCCGTACGAGCTCGTGCTCGAGGTCGCCGAGACCGGCAAGCTCCCGGTCGTGCTCTTCGTCGCCGGCGGCGTGGCCACCCCGGCGGATGCCGCGATGATGATGCAGCTCGGCGCCGACGGCGTGTTCGTCGGCTCGGGCATCTTCAAGTCGGGCAACCCCGAGGCGCGCGCAGCGGCCGTCGTCAAGGCGACCACGTTCTACGACGACCCCTCGGTCGTCGCCGCCGTCTCGCGCGGTCTCGGCGAGGCCATGGTCGGCATCAACGTCGCCGACCTCGCCGCGCCGCACCGCCTCGCCGAGCGCGGCTGGTGACCACGAGCCTCAGGAGCGGTTCCCTCGACGCGGGGGCGTCGGCTTCGGCCGGCCCCCGCGTCGGGGTGCTCGCCCTCCAGGGGGACTTCCGCGAGCACGCCCACGTGCTCGCGACGCTCGGAGCCGACGTCTCGCTCGTGCGTCGCCCCGAGGAGCTCGACGCGGTCGACGGCCTCGTGATCCCCGGTGGCGAGTCGAGCGTCATGGACAAGCTCGCGCGCACCTTCGGACTGCAGGCGCCGCTGCAGGCCGCGATCGCCGCAGGGCTCCCGGTCTACGGCACGTGCGCCGGGCTCATCATGCTCGCCGACACGGTGCTCGACGCGATCGCCGGCCAGGAGTCGCTCGGCGGCCTCGACGTCGTCGTGCGCCGTAACGCCTTCGGCTCGCAGAACCAGTCGTTCGAGACCGACCTCGACATCCCGGCGCTCGGCGAGGTGCCGGTGCATGCGGTCTTCATCCGCGGACCGGTCGTCGAGTCGGTCGGCGCCGCCGCAACGCCGCTCGCAACGCTTGCCGACGGGCGTGTCGTGGCCGTCGAACAGGGCAACCTCCTCGGCACGAGCTTCCACCCCGAGATCACGGGGGAGCACCGCTTCCACGAGTACTTCCTCGCGAAGGTGCGCGCCCGCGTCTCGGTCTCCAGCTGACGCGCGGCACCCTGAACCCCGGGCGATCCGCGTGGTCGGCGGCGCTCGCTAGGGTCGGGGCATGACCGACTTCATCGCACTGCTCCGCGGCGTCAACGTCGGCGGCATCACCGTGAGATCAGCAGATCTGCGCGAACTGTTCGAGCGTCTCGGCTTCGAGGGCGTTCGCACGGTGCTCGCGAGCGGCAACGTCGTGTTCGCGAGCTCGACGGACGAGACCCGCGAGGCGCTGAAGGCGCGCATCGAGCAGGCGCTCCGAGACCGCTTCGACTACGACGCGTGGATCGTGCTCGTCACCCGCGCCCAGTTGCAGCGCGCCGTCGACGGCTTTCCGTTCGACGCCGACGACGAGCGCCGGCAGCCGTGGGTGATCTTCGCGTCCGAGTCCGCGGTCGTCGAAGAACTCGCGGCCTTCGCGGCCGATGCCGATCCCGAGATCGACCCGATCTCGCGAGGCGACGGCGTCGTCTACTGGAACCCGGTGAAGGGCACGACGGTCGACACGCCGTTCGCGAAGCTGCTCGCGAAGGCCCGCTTCAAGCCGACGACCACGAACCGCAACCTGCGCACCCTGAACAAGATGCTCGGCTGAGTCCGGATCCGGGCTCTCTGCGAGCACCGGAGTTCAGGGGAGGCACCGAGCTCGGAGTCGGGTCGGCACGGGGGCGGGATGCCGCGGCATCCGCTTCGCTGACTTCCCATGACCACTCGACTCCCCAGTTCCGGCGCGCCCGCCGGCAGTGCGCCCGAGACGACCTGCCGCAGCGACGAGATCGTGCTCATCCACCGGATGTTCCGTCGTCTGTTCGGCGAGGCACCCGCTCTCGTGCGGGAGGTCGTGCCCGGCGATGTGCATCGGGCCGCCTTCCTCGCGAAACACCTGCACGGCCTCACGAAGCTGCTGCACGTGCACCACCATGCCGAAGACGACTTCTTCTGGGACCGGATGACCGAGCGCGCGCCGGCCTGCGGGCTGCACGTCGCCCTGATGCGGAAGCAGCATCAGGCCGTCTCCGACCAGCTCGACGAGATCGACGCGCGCATCGACGCCTGGACCGGCGCCGGTGCGGATGCCGCGTCGGCCGAGCGCCTGGCGGCGGCGCTCGACGAGGTCGACCGGAACCTCGCCGAACACCTCGCCGACGAGGAGCGCGAGGCGTTCCCCGTGCTCGACGCGGTGCTCTCCACCGCCGAGTGGGACGAGATCGAGGCGCACGCCCAGCACGAGAAGCCGCCGCTGCCCCTCTTCCTGCTGCTGGGGCTCATGATGGAGGCGGTGCCCGAGGCCGACCGCGCCGCATGGATGGAGCGCGAACTGCCCGCGCCGATGCGGCTCGCCTACCGCCTGTTCGGTCGCCGCAGCTACGAGCGCGCCCTGCGCCGCCTGCACCCCGAGCCCGAGAAGAGCGTGGAGCGCGGGCGTCGCTGACCTAGAATGGTGGCGCGCGAGCCGCGACCCGGCCGCGCGAGGATTCGATTCAGGAGACGCATGTCCGGGCATTCCAAGTGGGCGACGACCAAGCACAAGAAGGCGATCATCGATTCGCGCCGTGCGAAGTCGTTCGCGAAGCTCATCAAGAACATCGAGGTCGCCGCGAAGATGGGCGGCGCCGATCTCTCCGGCAACCCGACCCTGGTCGACGCCGTGCAGAAGGCGAAGAAGACCTCCGTCCCGAACGACAACATCGATCGCGCGATCAAGCGCGGCGCCGGCCTGACCGGTGAGTCGATCGAGTACACGACGATCATGTACGAGGGCTACGGCCCCAACGGCGTCGCGCTGCTCATCGAGTGCCTCACCGACAACAAGAACCGTGCGGCCGCCGAAGTGCGCACGCTCATGTCCCGCAACGGCGGCACCATGGCCGACCCGGGCTCCGTCGCGTACAACTTCGCGCGCAAGGGCGTCATCGTGGTCGCCAAGACCGAGGGCCTCGGCGAAGACGACGTGCTCGGCGCGGTGCTCGACGCCGGCGCGGAAGAGGTCACCGACGAGGGCGAGACCTTCGAGGTCATCACCGAGGCATCCGACATGGTCGCCGCGCGCACCGCGCTGCAGGAGGCCGGAATCGACTACGACTCGGCGGATGCCGCGTTCGTGCCGTCGCTCAAGGTCGAGATCGACGCGGAGACCGCCCGCAAGGTGTTCCGTCTCATCGACGCGCTCGAAGACAGTGACGACGTGCAGAACATCTACAGCAACTTCGACCTCACCCCCGAGGTGCAGGCCGAGCTCGAAGCGGACTAGCCGATCGCCGTGCGAGTGCTCGGCATCGACCCCGGCCTCACGCGATGCGGCGTGGGCGTCGTCGATGTCGAGCCGAACCGCACGGCGCGACTCGTCGACGTCGTGGTGCTGCGTTCGCCCGCCGAGCTCGACACGCCGCGCCGACTCGCCCGCATCGCCGAGGGGCTCGAGGCGATCATCGAGGAGCACCGGCCGCAGGCCGTCGCGCTCGAGCGCGTGTTCGCGCGCAGCGACGTGTCGACCATCATGGGCACCGCCCAGATCTCGGGCGTCGCCATGCTGATCGCCGCCCGCCGCGCCCTGCCCGTCGCGCTGCACACGCCGAGCGAGGTGAAGGCGGCGATCACCGGCTACGGGCGCGCCGACAAGAAGCAGGTCGGCGCGATGGTGGCGCGCATCCTCGGCCTCGACGAGGTGCCGAAACCTGCGGATGCCGCCGACGCCCTCGCCCTCGCGATCTGCCACGCCTGGCGCACCGGGGGAGTCGCCGGCGCAGCCGTGCGCGACGGGGCCGACGGCTCGGCCGACGACTCCGCCCTCACACCGGCCCAGCGGGCGTGGCTCGCCGCGGAGCGCTCTGCCTCGGTGTCGGGGGCGGCCCGTAGGCTGAAGCGGTGATCTCCTCTCTTCGTGGCCGTGTGCTCGCAGCTGCCGGTGGTTCGGTCGTGATCGAGGTCGGCGGGGTGGGGTTCCACGTCAACACGACCCCGGCGCTCGCCCTCTCGATGCGCGAGGGGCACGAGGCATCCGTGCACACCACGCTCGTCGTGCGTGAAGACTCGCTGACGCTCTTCGGCTTCGCCACGCGCGACGAACTCGACGTCTTCGACCTCCTCATCGGCGTCACGGGCGTCGGGCCCAAATCGGCGCTCGGCGTGCTCTCGGTGCTCTCGCCCGGGCAGATCGCCGAGGCCGTGCAGCGCGACGACGATGCCGTGTTCCGCAAGGTGAGCGGCATCGGCCCGAAGACCGCGAAGCTCATCACCGTCTCGCTGGCGGGCAAGCTCGTCGCGCCGGCCGTGTCGACGCCGCACGCACCGGTCGTCGCCGGCGGAGCCGCAGACAGCGTGCTCGCTGCGCTCACGGGCCTCGGCTGGTCGGAGCGGGTCGCGGCAGAGGCCGTCGACGAGACGATCGCCGCGGCATCCGACATCGAGGCCGCGTCGGTGCCGACGCTGCTGCGGCTCACGCTCGCACGGCTCGGCCCCGCGCAGCAGACCGGGCGGGCACGATGAGCGACGACCTCGACCTGACCGACCCCGTGCTCGCCGGAGAGGCCGAGCTCGCGTTCGAGGGGGCGCTCAGGCCCAAGAGCCTCGGCGAGTTCGTCGGCCAGACCCGCGTGCGCGGGCAGCTGCAACTGCTGCTCACCGCGGCGACGCTGCAGCAGCGCACGCCCGACCACATCCTGCTCGCGGGCCCGCCCGGGCTCGGCAAGACGACCCTCGCGATGATCGTCGCCCACGAGGGCGGGCGACCGCTGCGCATGTCGAGCGGCCCGGCCATCCAGCACGCCGGCGACCTCGCGGCCATCCTGAGCTCGCTCGTACCCGGCGAGGTGCTCTTCATCGACGAGATCCACCGCATGGCGCGCTCCGCCGAAGAGATGCTCTACCTCGCCATGGAGGACTTCCGCATCGACATCATGGTCGGCAAGGGGGCGGGGGCGACCTCGGTGCCGCTCGACCTGTCGCCGTTCACGCTCGTCGGCGCGACGACACGAGCCGGGCTGCTGCCGAACCCGCTGCGCGACCGGTTCGGTTTCACCGCGCACCTCGAGTTCTACGACGAGGCGGAGCTCGAACAAGTGCTCGCGCGCGCCGGCAGCATGCTCGGCCTCGATGCCGACAAGGAG
The DNA window shown above is from Agromyces cerinus and carries:
- a CDS encoding type II toxin-antitoxin system PemK/MazF family toxin, with the translated sequence MSDTNRFLTALVRAVGALLGSGSSKASVGQPSGESRPQQGGTTRTADASEPASIQTDTLSPGQAGESATIEVDPRRLRAVELGYSPSHDGEPDPGEVVWTWVPYEENDGRGKDRPVVVVAASGAGDYLAVQLTSKAHDGDRDFVSLGTGAWDGEGRPSWARIDRVFRVRAGGMRREAASLDAERYGRVTAALDARYGWR
- a CDS encoding VOC family protein, coding for MSGEVSFIEFGAADAMTARTFYGKLFGWTFESGPGGDGYAVTGVGVPAGVHGGDPGAAPYVFFRVEDLDAAVAAVERLGGTVESLPGADDEETMATFGEFRLCRDDQGSPFGLHRPPRA
- the thrS gene encoding threonine--tRNA ligase, whose translation is MRVNGELKDLATTVTDEDVVEPVTIDSPDGLNILRHSAAHVLAQAVQTVNPEAKLGIGPPVTDGFYYDFDVAEPFTPEDLKALDKEMSRIIRAGQRFMRRVVTDDEARAELANEPYKLELIGLKGSASTGGDNENVEVGAGELTIYDNVDPKTGETVWKDLCRGPHVPSTRMIGNGWSLMRVAAAYWRGSEKNPQLQRIYGTAWPTKDELRAYQHRLEEAARRDHRKLGTELDLFSFPEEIGSGLPVFHPKGGVVKREMEDYVRRRHIEEGFQYVSTPHITKGHVFELSGHLPYYKDTMFPPMELENSEYYLKAMNCPMQNLIYRSRGRSYRELPLRFFEFGTVYRYEKSGVVHGLTRVRGLTQDDSHSYVTPEQAPGEIQHLLDFVLGLLRDFGLDDFYLELSTRDANSDKFKGSDEQWEVATNVLRDVAERSGLDLVPDPGGAAFYGPKISVQARDAIGRTWQMSTIQYDFNQPEGFGLEYTAADGTHQQPVMIHSAKFGSIERFFGVLIEHYAGAFPVWLAPVQVVGIPVAEDFAPYLGAIIEQLKGAGVRAELDVSDDRMQKKIRTHTTQKVPIQLIAGDNDRSGETVSFRFRDGTQENGVAIAEAVERIKQVIVERRQVVTRDDLFA
- a CDS encoding HIT family protein; translation: MSAYQPDEFEGVPTDASADLAGVPDAFQRLWTPHRLVYIQHGQQPDEHSCPFCRAPEMSDEQSLIVARGEHAYVLLNLFPYNSGHLLVCPYRHVATYDEATPEEVAEIGELTQIAMRVVKQVSKCDGFNIGMNQGRIAGAGIAEHLHQHIVPRWALDSNFFPIIAGTKALPRLLGEVRQEIAEAWPA
- the pdxY gene encoding pyridoxal kinase PdxY, whose protein sequence is MKILSIQSAVAYGHVGNSAAVFPLQRIGVEVLPVYTVNFSNHTGYGAWRGPMISPDDVRDVITGIEERGVFPQIDVVLSGYQGGEGIADVILDAVARVKAANPDAVYACDPVMGNAKSGCFVAPAIPILLRDRVVPAADIITPNQFELGFLTETEPDTLESTLASVDLVRATGPRTVLVTSVERPDREEGTIEMLAVDDSGAWIVQTPLLPMKANGSGDVTAALFTAHYRRTGDAADALARATSSVFDLLSLTHTSGERELQLVEAQEFYANPSLQFTVRQVR
- a CDS encoding aminotransferase class I/II-fold pyridoxal phosphate-dependent enzyme — translated: MIDIEGRSAAEIADSLRTLIERGALRPGDALPPVRTLAEHLGVNRNTAVSAYRQLMNAGVVITLGRGGTRVAGASAVAQEGFAADTALRDIGTGNPDPTRIPDPSHALASIARRPVLYGEPVIDPDLARWAQDWMSADLPPETPMRVTVTSGAGDAVERLLAQALTRDDAVALEDPCFLTSIHTVRVAGYRAVPVPIDDEGMTVDGLRAALEQGVRAVICTPRAQNPTGASLSEGRAAELRAVLRDHPYVLVIEDDHYSLLSQLPYHSLIGTEHRRWALVRSVSKFLGPDMCLAVTASDPETADRLAMRLTPGTTWVSHLLQRLVRALATDPEVAAGIRAAGEHYAARNAAFAELLTAEGLPTKAGDGLNVWVPLGAPARAVSEQLMRRGWLARPGDEFALGGGEASDHLRLTVHELDDSDLRKLAADLGASVRAARR
- the pdxS gene encoding pyridoxal 5'-phosphate synthase lyase subunit PdxS gives rise to the protein MTVSETDSSRVKRGLAEMLKGGVIMDVVTPEQARIAEDAGAVAVMALERVPADIRSQGGVARMSDPDLIDAIIAEVSIPVMAKARIGHFVEAQVLQALDVDYIDESEVLSPADYVNHIDKWAFNTPFVCGATNLGEALRRINEGAAMIRSKGEAGTGDVSEATKHIRKISSEINVLRSMTKDELYVAAKELQAPYELVLEVAETGKLPVVLFVAGGVATPADAAMMMQLGADGVFVGSGIFKSGNPEARAAAVVKATTFYDDPSVVAAVSRGLGEAMVGINVADLAAPHRLAERGW